One Thauera sp. K11 DNA window includes the following coding sequences:
- the ybeY gene encoding rRNA maturation RNase YbeY, with translation MPREQAARDGGPKIFAVDADGKSTRVKAERLEIELDDGRRLSLCFPERAWGDLEIEAETANEADTPVISLQPGACNLLLLRVDVLHDLLPVVDAEPADARAPAPVRSALPPVLSLSVQRAVEGDDKANAPKKNHIRRWAQAALQGDAEITVRFVGEEEGRRLNREFRGKDNATNVLTFSYGEGEMLAAAETGAPLTGDLVLCVPVVVREAAEQGKTLEAHFAHLVVHGMLHLQGYDHLEDAEAERMEALETQILRGLGYADPYA, from the coding sequence ATGCCTAGGGAGCAGGCCGCGCGCGACGGCGGGCCGAAGATCTTCGCCGTCGATGCCGACGGCAAGAGTACGCGGGTGAAGGCCGAGCGCCTGGAGATCGAACTCGACGACGGCCGGCGCCTGTCGCTGTGCTTTCCGGAGCGCGCCTGGGGTGACCTCGAGATCGAGGCCGAGACGGCGAACGAGGCGGATACACCCGTCATCAGCCTGCAACCGGGCGCATGCAACCTGTTGCTGCTGCGCGTGGATGTGCTGCACGACCTGCTGCCGGTCGTCGATGCGGAGCCGGCGGACGCGAGGGCGCCCGCCCCGGTGCGCAGCGCGCTGCCGCCGGTGCTGTCGCTGTCGGTGCAGCGCGCGGTGGAAGGCGACGACAAGGCCAACGCGCCGAAGAAGAACCACATCCGCCGCTGGGCGCAGGCCGCGCTGCAGGGCGATGCGGAGATCACCGTGCGATTCGTCGGCGAGGAGGAAGGGCGACGGCTAAACCGCGAATTCCGCGGCAAGGACAATGCCACCAACGTGCTGACTTTCAGCTATGGCGAAGGCGAGATGCTGGCGGCGGCGGAAACCGGCGCGCCGCTCACCGGCGACCTCGTGCTGTGCGTGCCGGTGGTGGTGCGCGAGGCGGCCGAGCAGGGCAAGACGCTGGAGGCCCATTTCGCCCATCTCGTCGTGCATGGGATGCTGCACCTGCAGGGCTACGATCATCTCGAGGACGCCGAGGCCGAGCGCATGGAGGCGCTCGAGACGCAGATCCTGCGCGGACTGGGCTATGCTGATCCCTATGCATGA
- the lnt gene encoding apolipoprotein N-acyltransferase has protein sequence MRSRILALLAGGTSVFAFAPFGLFPLAPAALAVLAWQLQRAERVREGFLLGMAWGFGAFAGGVSWLYVALNRYGGMPMPLAVLAIALFCAYLALYPALAGALFVRLRAGGVLARAALFGALWLLAEWLRGVVFTGFPWLAIGYSQTPPSPLAGFLPVIGVYGAGGLVAFLAALAALAPWRRPRALLLPAALAVVLVGGGAGLRAVAWTVPAGAPLSVALVQTNFEQSLKWNPEHFVDVLRGNAELVRDTAAQLVVLPETTLPTLEDRLPEGYLDLLRGFVREHGGDLVLGVFRSEPGAGPDGDEARRIYNAAISLGVAPPQTYAKQHLVPFGEYSPPLFDWFYHLVDIPMSDQTRGAPDQPPMALGGQRIALNICYEDLFGAELIRALPQATLMLNLSNLAWYGDSLAQPQHLQIARVRALETGRPMLRSTNTGMTAVVEPDGSVTGVLPEFERGVLHAEVRGHQGLTPYARWGDHAALGLALAVLAAAAVLRRRGA, from the coding sequence ATGCGTTCCAGGATATTGGCGCTGCTCGCGGGCGGCACGTCGGTGTTCGCGTTCGCGCCCTTCGGCCTGTTTCCGCTGGCGCCGGCGGCGCTGGCGGTGCTGGCGTGGCAGTTGCAGCGTGCAGAGCGCGTCCGCGAGGGCTTCCTGCTCGGCATGGCCTGGGGGTTCGGCGCCTTCGCCGGCGGCGTGTCCTGGCTGTACGTGGCGCTCAACCGCTACGGCGGCATGCCGATGCCGCTGGCGGTGCTCGCCATCGCGCTGTTCTGCGCCTACCTGGCGCTGTACCCGGCGCTGGCCGGGGCGCTGTTCGTGCGCCTGCGCGCCGGTGGCGTACTGGCGCGCGCGGCATTGTTCGGTGCGCTGTGGCTGCTGGCCGAGTGGCTGCGCGGCGTGGTGTTCACCGGCTTTCCGTGGCTCGCCATCGGTTATTCGCAGACGCCGCCGAGCCCGCTGGCGGGCTTCCTGCCGGTGATCGGCGTGTATGGCGCGGGCGGTCTCGTCGCCTTTCTCGCCGCGCTGGCGGCGCTGGCGCCCTGGCGACGGCCGCGGGCCCTGCTGCTGCCGGCGGCGCTGGCGGTGGTGCTGGTCGGCGGCGGCGCGGGCCTGCGCGCGGTGGCGTGGACGGTGCCGGCCGGCGCGCCGCTGTCGGTGGCGCTGGTCCAGACCAACTTCGAGCAGTCGCTGAAGTGGAACCCGGAGCATTTCGTCGACGTGCTGCGCGGCAACGCCGAACTGGTGCGCGATACCGCGGCGCAACTGGTGGTGCTGCCCGAGACGACGCTGCCGACGCTGGAGGACAGGCTGCCGGAGGGTTACCTCGACCTGCTGCGCGGCTTCGTGCGCGAGCATGGCGGCGACCTGGTGCTGGGCGTGTTCCGCAGTGAGCCGGGAGCGGGGCCGGACGGGGACGAGGCGCGGCGCATCTACAACGCCGCGATCAGCCTGGGGGTCGCGCCGCCGCAGACCTATGCCAAGCAGCACCTGGTGCCCTTCGGCGAGTATTCGCCGCCGCTGTTCGACTGGTTCTACCACCTCGTCGACATCCCGATGTCGGACCAGACGCGCGGCGCTCCCGACCAGCCGCCGATGGCGCTGGGCGGCCAGCGCATCGCGCTCAACATCTGCTACGAGGATCTCTTCGGCGCCGAGCTGATCCGCGCGCTGCCGCAGGCCACGCTGATGCTGAACCTCTCCAACCTCGCCTGGTACGGCGATTCGCTGGCCCAGCCGCAGCATCTGCAGATCGCCCGCGTGCGTGCGCTCGAGACCGGCCGGCCGATGCTGCGCTCGACCAATACCGGCATGACCGCGGTGGTCGAGCCCGACGGCAGCGTCACCGGCGTGCTGCCGGAATTCGAGCGCGGCGTGCTGCACGCCGAGGTGCGCGGCCACCAGGGGCTCACGCCCTACGCCCGCTGGGGCGACCACGCGGCGCTGGGACTCGCCCTCGCCGTGCTGGCCGCCGCAGCCGTCCTGCGCCGCCGCGGCGCCTGA
- a CDS encoding HlyC/CorC family transporter: MEPSPTSKPSLLDRLSSMISGEPADREDLLALIQSACERNLFDSDALSIIEGALQVSDMQVRDVMVPRAQMDVVRLDDSIDRIAHFVIDTGHSRFPVVGDSKDDVLGIFLAKDLLPHFIGRPFDLRGILRPAVFIPETKRLNVLLREFRVSRNHMAIVVDEYGGVAGLVTIEDVLEQIVGDIEDEYDGTGEDDNIRLLQGSRYRVKGTTELAAFNAAFATHLQSEDVETMGGYVIQHFGRVPQRGESIDIENLRVRVLRADSRRVLTLVVEPLPPLDTAGG, encoded by the coding sequence ATGGAACCTTCCCCTACAAGCAAACCGTCGCTGCTCGACCGGCTCTCGTCGATGATCTCGGGCGAGCCGGCGGATCGTGAAGACCTGCTCGCACTGATACAGTCGGCGTGCGAACGCAACCTGTTCGACTCCGATGCGCTGTCCATCATCGAAGGCGCGCTGCAGGTGTCCGACATGCAGGTGCGCGACGTGATGGTGCCGCGCGCGCAGATGGACGTGGTGCGCCTCGACGACTCGATCGACCGCATCGCGCATTTCGTCATCGATACCGGGCATTCGCGCTTTCCGGTGGTGGGCGACAGCAAGGACGACGTCCTGGGCATCTTCCTCGCCAAGGACCTGCTGCCGCATTTCATCGGCCGCCCCTTCGACCTGCGCGGGATACTGCGGCCGGCGGTGTTCATCCCGGAGACGAAGCGCCTGAACGTGCTGCTGAGGGAATTCCGCGTCAGCCGCAACCACATGGCGATCGTCGTCGACGAATACGGCGGCGTGGCCGGCCTGGTGACGATCGAGGACGTGCTCGAACAGATCGTCGGCGACATCGAGGACGAATACGACGGCACCGGCGAGGACGACAACATCCGCCTGCTGCAGGGCAGCCGCTACCGCGTGAAGGGGACGACCGAACTGGCCGCCTTCAACGCCGCCTTCGCCACGCACCTGCAGAGCGAGGACGTCGAGACGATGGGCGGCTACGTCATCCAGCACTTCGGCCGCGTGCCGCAGCGCGGCGAGTCGATCGACATCGAAAACCTGCGCGTGCGCGTGCTGCGCGCAGACAGCCGGCGTGTCCTCACCCTGGTGGTCGAACCCTTGCCGCCGCTGGACACCGCCGGCGGCTGA
- the glyQ gene encoding glycine--tRNA ligase subunit alpha, with product MPPDTMAHSSAHPKPTFQQVILTLQQFWGERGCVLLQPYDLEVGAGTSHTATFLRAIGPEPWNAAYVQPSRRPKDGRYGENPNRLQHYYQYQVVLKPSPLNIQELYLDSLRALGIDSNAHDIRFVEDDWENPTLGAWGLGWEVWLDGMEVTQFTYFQQVGGLDCKPVLGEITYGLERLAMYLQGVENVYDLIWAVYPDGSKVTYGDVFHQNEVEQSTYNFEHSNVDFLFSLFGNYESEAKRLMEAGLALPAYEMVLKAAHSFNMLDARGAISVTERAAYIGRIRNLSRAVAQAYFESREALGFPMLHNKKEAA from the coding sequence ATGCCGCCCGACACCATGGCCCATTCCTCAGCCCACCCGAAGCCCACCTTCCAGCAAGTCATCCTGACGCTCCAGCAGTTCTGGGGCGAGCGCGGCTGCGTGCTGCTGCAACCCTACGACCTCGAAGTCGGCGCCGGCACCAGCCATACCGCCACCTTCCTGCGCGCGATCGGCCCGGAACCCTGGAACGCCGCCTACGTGCAGCCTTCGCGCCGGCCCAAGGACGGCCGCTACGGCGAGAACCCGAACCGGCTGCAGCACTACTACCAGTACCAGGTGGTGCTGAAGCCCTCGCCGCTGAACATCCAGGAGCTTTACCTCGATTCGCTGCGCGCGCTGGGCATCGACTCCAACGCGCACGACATCCGCTTCGTCGAGGACGACTGGGAAAACCCCACGCTCGGCGCCTGGGGCCTGGGCTGGGAAGTGTGGCTGGACGGCATGGAGGTGACGCAGTTCACCTACTTCCAGCAGGTCGGCGGCCTGGACTGCAAGCCGGTGCTGGGCGAGATCACCTACGGCCTGGAGCGCCTGGCGATGTACCTGCAGGGCGTGGAGAACGTCTATGACCTCATCTGGGCGGTGTACCCGGACGGCTCGAAGGTGACCTACGGCGACGTCTTCCATCAGAACGAGGTGGAACAGTCGACGTACAACTTCGAGCATTCCAACGTCGATTTCCTGTTCTCGCTGTTCGGCAACTACGAATCGGAAGCGAAGCGTCTGATGGAAGCGGGCCTGGCGCTGCCGGCCTACGAAATGGTGCTGAAGGCCGCGCACAGCTTCAACATGCTCGATGCCCGCGGCGCGATCTCGGTGACCGAGCGCGCCGCCTACATCGGCCGCATCCGCAACCTGTCGCGCGCGGTGGCGCAGGCGTATTTCGAATCCCGCGAAGCACTCGGCTTCCCGATGCTGCACAACAAGAAGGAGGCCGCGTGA
- a CDS encoding SUF system Fe-S cluster assembly regulator, which produces MLRISKLTDYGTLVLTHMANFPDRLFSANDLAATLGLGAPTVSKVLKSLGRHDLVRSVRGLRGGYALSRPAEQISVADIVDALEEQPFGLTECSAGAGLCDFENGCQIRANWQRINGVVRRALEDVSLADMAGPLPVAGGDAHPIAGPQPIKGRIAQ; this is translated from the coding sequence ATGCTGCGCATCAGCAAGCTCACCGACTACGGCACGCTGGTGCTGACGCACATGGCGAATTTCCCCGATCGCCTGTTCAGCGCCAACGATCTTGCCGCCACGCTGGGGCTGGGCGCGCCGACCGTCAGCAAGGTGCTGAAGTCGCTCGGCCGCCACGATCTGGTGCGCAGCGTCCGCGGCCTGCGCGGCGGCTATGCGCTGAGCCGGCCGGCGGAGCAGATCAGCGTGGCCGACATCGTCGATGCGCTGGAGGAACAACCCTTCGGCCTCACCGAGTGCAGCGCCGGTGCCGGGTTGTGCGATTTCGAGAACGGCTGCCAGATCCGCGCCAACTGGCAGCGCATCAATGGCGTGGTGAGGCGCGCGCTCGAGGATGTGAGCCTGGCCGACATGGCCGGCCCGCTGCCGGTGGCCGGCGGCGACGCGCACCCGATCGCCGGCCCGCAGCCGATCAAGGGGCGCATCGCCCAGTGA
- the sufU gene encoding Fe-S cluster assembly sulfur transfer protein SufU: protein MSGGRGGFGDLRELYQEVIFDHNRQPRNFHAMDDADHVAQGHNPLCGDQLTVYLKVVDGVVRDVSFLGHGCAISTASASLMTEAVKGRPVEEVEALFRDFHALLTDAAPEGRDFGKLEVLAGVREFPARVKCATLAWHTLHNALTGVGTAKTE, encoded by the coding sequence ATGAGCGGCGGGCGGGGCGGCTTCGGCGACCTGCGCGAGCTGTACCAGGAGGTGATCTTCGATCACAACCGCCAGCCGCGGAACTTCCACGCCATGGACGACGCCGACCATGTCGCGCAAGGCCACAACCCGCTGTGCGGCGACCAGCTCACCGTCTACCTGAAGGTGGTCGACGGCGTGGTGCGGGACGTCAGCTTTCTCGGCCACGGCTGCGCGATCTCCACCGCCTCGGCTTCGCTGATGACCGAGGCGGTGAAGGGTCGGCCGGTGGAAGAGGTCGAGGCGCTGTTCCGCGACTTCCACGCGCTGCTCACCGATGCGGCGCCCGAAGGGCGGGACTTCGGCAAGCTCGAGGTGCTGGCCGGGGTGCGCGAGTTTCCGGCGCGGGTGAAGTGCGCGACGCTCGCCTGGCACACGCTGCACAACGCCCTGACCGGCGTCGGCACGGCGAAGACCGAATGA
- the sufC gene encoding Fe-S cluster assembly ATPase SufC, translated as MLDIRNLHVSVDGKPILRGFDLQVGTGEVHAIMGPNGSGKSTLAQVLAGRDSFTVEDGSVTWDGVDLLALPTEERARAGLFLAFQYPVEIPGVSNAYFLKAAVNAVRRHRGEPEYDAMDFLKRVKAEMKAVGMSEEFLYRSVNEGFSGGEKKRNEVLQMALLEPRLAILDETDSGLDIDALRMVADGVNRLRSPERSMIVITHYQRLLDYIVPDKVHVLSRGRIVRSGGRELAHELEARGYGWIDEAQPAQGAQGAAS; from the coding sequence ATGCTCGATATCCGCAATCTTCACGTATCCGTCGATGGCAAGCCCATCCTGCGCGGCTTCGACCTCCAGGTGGGCACCGGCGAGGTGCATGCCATCATGGGGCCCAACGGCTCGGGCAAGAGCACGCTGGCGCAAGTGCTGGCCGGGCGCGACAGCTTCACCGTCGAGGACGGCAGCGTCACCTGGGACGGCGTCGACCTGCTCGCGCTGCCCACCGAGGAGCGCGCCCGCGCTGGCCTGTTCCTCGCCTTCCAGTACCCGGTCGAGATTCCCGGCGTTTCCAATGCCTATTTCCTGAAGGCGGCGGTCAACGCGGTGCGCCGCCACCGCGGCGAGCCCGAGTACGACGCGATGGATTTCCTGAAGCGGGTGAAAGCGGAGATGAAGGCCGTCGGCATGAGCGAGGAGTTTCTCTACCGCTCGGTGAACGAGGGCTTTTCCGGCGGCGAGAAGAAGCGCAACGAGGTGCTGCAGATGGCGCTGCTCGAGCCGCGGCTGGCGATACTCGACGAAACCGACTCCGGCCTCGACATCGATGCGCTGCGCATGGTGGCCGACGGCGTCAACCGGCTGCGCTCGCCGGAGCGCTCGATGATCGTCATCACCCACTACCAGCGCCTGCTCGACTACATCGTGCCCGACAAGGTGCACGTGCTGTCGCGCGGGCGCATCGTGCGCTCGGGCGGGCGCGAGCTGGCGCACGAGCTGGAGGCGCGCGGCTATGGCTGGATCGACGAGGCGCAGCCGGCCCAGGGGGCGCAAGGGGCGGCGTCATGA
- the sufD gene encoding Fe-S cluster assembly protein SufD, with the protein MSAISHWLERYNTRRGELPGAGVPWLDALREQAIIRFADEGWPTSRLENWRHTSLALLEERTFAPAAAAAEPAAVLRRLRDADANAGGRGHWLVFVDGRHAPALSGIGPLPAGAEIRALSEVLAAHPERVEGHFGAAGDGASPAALNAALATDGAVIRLARGVALEAPVHLVFIGGVREGASLLRNLVIAEANAEATIVEHYVGAAQDGAEDAAPGEADGRLTNAVTRIAAEQDARITHLKLQEEDRHTVHLAAIDAVQARGSSFASHSLSFGAQLARNDIATRFDGEGCEVLLNGLFHVDGRRHVDHHTRIDHARPRGTSREFYRGVLDGAGRGVFAGRILVAPGAVRTDAMQRADNLLLSPQAEADARPELEIYADDVKCAHGATVGQIDEDSLFYLRTRGLDEAHARNLLTYAFAAEALARIGLAPLRQRAQAAIRARLPGGEPMEDLR; encoded by the coding sequence ATGAGTGCCATCTCCCACTGGCTGGAGCGCTACAACACCCGCCGCGGCGAACTGCCCGGCGCTGGCGTGCCCTGGCTCGACGCATTGCGCGAGCAGGCGATCATCCGCTTCGCCGACGAAGGCTGGCCGACGTCGCGGCTGGAAAACTGGCGCCATACCTCGCTGGCGCTGCTGGAGGAACGGACGTTTGCGCCGGCTGCCGCGGCGGCCGAGCCCGCGGCCGTGCTGCGGCGCCTGCGCGACGCGGACGCGAACGCCGGGGGCCGCGGACACTGGCTGGTGTTCGTCGATGGCCGCCATGCGCCGGCGCTGTCCGGGATCGGCCCGCTGCCGGCGGGCGCGGAGATCCGCGCCTTGTCCGAGGTGCTCGCCGCGCATCCCGAGCGCGTCGAGGGCCACTTCGGCGCGGCCGGGGACGGCGCCAGCCCGGCGGCGCTCAACGCCGCGCTCGCCACCGACGGCGCCGTCATCCGCCTGGCGCGCGGCGTGGCGCTGGAAGCGCCGGTCCATCTGGTGTTCATCGGCGGCGTACGCGAGGGCGCGAGCCTGCTGCGCAACCTGGTGATCGCCGAGGCGAACGCCGAGGCCACGATCGTCGAGCACTACGTGGGCGCCGCGCAGGACGGAGCGGAGGATGCGGCGCCGGGCGAGGCGGACGGGCGGCTGACCAATGCCGTCACCCGCATCGCGGCGGAGCAGGATGCGCGCATCACCCACCTCAAGCTGCAGGAAGAGGACCGCCACACCGTGCATCTGGCGGCGATCGATGCCGTGCAGGCGCGCGGTTCGAGCTTCGCGTCGCACTCGCTGTCCTTCGGCGCGCAACTGGCGCGCAACGACATTGCCACCCGCTTCGACGGCGAGGGCTGCGAGGTGCTGCTGAACGGCCTGTTCCACGTCGATGGGCGGCGCCACGTCGACCACCACACCCGCATCGACCACGCCCGGCCGCGCGGCACCAGCCGCGAGTTCTACCGCGGCGTGCTCGACGGCGCCGGGCGCGGCGTGTTCGCCGGCCGCATCCTGGTGGCGCCGGGGGCGGTGCGCACCGACGCGATGCAGCGCGCCGACAACCTGCTGCTGTCGCCGCAGGCCGAGGCGGATGCGCGGCCCGAACTCGAGATCTACGCCGACGACGTGAAATGCGCGCACGGCGCCACCGTCGGCCAGATCGACGAAGACAGCCTGTTCTACCTGCGTACGCGGGGCCTGGACGAGGCGCATGCGCGCAACCTGCTGACCTACGCCTTCGCCGCCGAAGCGCTGGCGCGCATCGGCCTGGCGCCGCTGCGGCAGCGCGCGCAGGCGGCGATCCGTGCCCGGCTGCCGGGCGGCGAACCGATGGAGGATCTGCGATGA
- the sufT gene encoding putative Fe-S cluster assembly protein SufT translates to MNARSEEATMNKPHGDVLEVRLTRDCPAVLVPWGTPVTLEAGDYAQVTQRLGGTFTVMINGSLYRIPGSEADALGLEADAAQDIVTQAADGSYGKEAVEAAAWNQLATCYDPEIPIDIVNLGLVYACELTPLADGRFRIDVRMTLTAPGCGMGMMIAEEAKQKLEDIPGVAEVNVELVWDPPWSREMMSEGARLEMGLL, encoded by the coding sequence ATGAACGCGCGCAGCGAGGAAGCGACGATGAACAAACCCCATGGCGACGTGCTCGAGGTGCGGCTCACCCGCGACTGCCCGGCGGTGCTGGTGCCCTGGGGCACGCCGGTGACGCTGGAGGCGGGCGATTACGCCCAGGTCACGCAGCGCCTGGGCGGCACCTTCACGGTGATGATCAACGGCAGCCTGTACCGCATCCCCGGCAGCGAGGCCGACGCGCTCGGGCTGGAAGCCGATGCGGCGCAGGACATCGTCACGCAGGCCGCCGACGGCAGCTACGGCAAGGAGGCCGTCGAGGCCGCGGCGTGGAACCAGCTCGCCACCTGCTACGACCCCGAGATCCCGATCGACATCGTCAATCTCGGCCTCGTGTACGCCTGCGAGCTGACGCCGCTGGCGGACGGGCGCTTTCGCATCGACGTGCGCATGACGCTGACCGCGCCCGGCTGCGGCATGGGGATGATGATCGCCGAGGAGGCGAAGCAGAAGCTCGAGGACATCCCGGGCGTCGCGGAAGTCAACGTGGAACTGGTGTGGGACCCGCCGTGGAGCCGGGAGATGATGAGCGAGGGCGCGCGGCTGGAGATGGGCCTGCTGTAG
- the sufB gene encoding Fe-S cluster assembly protein SufB — translation MNAPTKPIEAFLEREYPAGFVTPLEADSLPKGLSEDVIRRISEKKGEPDWLLAWRLESYRRWLTMAPPLWAQVSFPPVDFQDIVYYSAPKRKTDGPKSLDEVDPELLRTYEKLGVPLHERARLAGVAVDAVFDSVSVATTFKKQLSEHGIVFCSFSEAVKEHPELVRQYLGTVVPQGDNFYAALNSAVFSDGSFVYIPKGVRCPMELSTYFRINARDTGQFERTLIIADEGATVSYLEGCTAPMRDENQLHAAVVELVALEGAHIKYSTVQNWYPGDKDGKGGIYNFVTKRGDCRGARSHISWTQVETGSAITWKYPSVLLRGDDSVGEFYSVALTNHRQQADTGSKMIHMGRNTKSTIISKGISAGRGSNTFRGLVRVAPRAAGARNYTQCDSLLIGGRCAAHTFPTIEVRHPSARVEHEATTSRIGEDQLFYAMQRGLTAEDAVSMIVSGFCKEVFKELPMEFAVEAQKLLGVSLEGSVG, via the coding sequence ATGAATGCACCGACCAAACCGATCGAAGCCTTTCTCGAACGCGAGTATCCGGCGGGCTTCGTCACCCCGCTCGAAGCCGACAGCCTGCCCAAGGGCCTGTCGGAAGACGTCATCCGCCGCATCTCGGAAAAGAAGGGCGAGCCCGACTGGCTGCTGGCGTGGCGGCTGGAGTCCTACCGCCGCTGGCTGACGATGGCGCCGCCGCTGTGGGCGCAGGTCAGCTTTCCGCCGGTGGACTTCCAGGACATCGTCTATTATTCCGCGCCCAAGCGTAAGACCGACGGCCCGAAGAGCCTGGACGAGGTCGATCCCGAACTGCTGCGCACCTACGAAAAGCTCGGCGTGCCGCTGCACGAGCGGGCGCGGCTGGCGGGCGTGGCGGTGGATGCGGTGTTCGACTCGGTGTCGGTGGCCACGACCTTCAAGAAGCAGTTGTCCGAGCACGGCATCGTCTTCTGCTCGTTCTCGGAGGCGGTGAAGGAACATCCCGAACTGGTACGCCAGTACCTGGGCACGGTGGTGCCGCAGGGCGACAACTTCTATGCCGCGCTGAATTCGGCGGTGTTCTCCGACGGTTCCTTCGTCTACATCCCGAAGGGCGTGCGCTGCCCGATGGAGCTGTCGACCTACTTCCGCATCAACGCGCGCGACACCGGGCAGTTCGAGCGCACGCTGATCATCGCCGACGAGGGCGCCACGGTGAGCTATCTCGAAGGCTGTACGGCGCCGATGCGCGACGAGAACCAACTGCACGCCGCGGTGGTGGAACTCGTTGCGCTGGAAGGCGCGCACATCAAGTACTCGACGGTGCAGAACTGGTACCCCGGCGACAAGGACGGCAAGGGCGGCATCTACAACTTCGTCACCAAGCGCGGCGACTGCCGCGGCGCGCGCTCGCACATTTCCTGGACGCAGGTGGAGACGGGTTCGGCCATCACCTGGAAATACCCCAGCGTGCTGCTGCGCGGCGACGATTCGGTGGGCGAGTTCTACTCGGTGGCGCTGACCAACCACCGCCAGCAGGCCGACACCGGCTCGAAGATGATCCACATGGGGCGCAACACCAAGAGCACGATCATCTCCAAGGGCATCTCCGCCGGCCGCGGCAGCAACACCTTCCGCGGCCTGGTGCGGGTGGCGCCCAGGGCGGCGGGGGCGCGCAACTACACCCAGTGCGATTCGCTGCTGATCGGCGGGCGCTGCGCCGCGCACACCTTCCCGACCATCGAGGTGCGCCATCCGTCGGCGCGCGTGGAGCACGAGGCCACCACCTCGCGCATCGGCGAGGACCAGTTGTTCTACGCCATGCAGCGCGGGCTCACCGCCGAGGACGCGGTGTCGATGATCGTCAGCGGCTTCTGCAAGGAAGTGTTCAAGGAGCTGCCGATGGAGTTCGCCGTGGAGGCGCAGAAGCTCCTGGGCGTCAGCCTGGAAGGCAGCGTCGGCTGA
- a CDS encoding aminotransferase class V-fold PLP-dependent enzyme, protein MNLSEVPAAAAAAGGKDLSAHAADFPILSRPVRGRRLVYLDNAATTQKPEAVIEAERRFYRESNANIHRGVHFLSQHATDLYEDARERVRSFLNAARAEEIVFTRGTTESINLVAQSWARSTLQPGDEILITAMEHHSNIVPWQFVCGQIGAVLKVAPIDDAGELEPAAFDALLGPRTRLVAITEVSNALGTVNPVADLVRRAHAAGARVLVDGAQAVAHMPVDVQALGCDFYAFSGHKLYGPTGIGVLYGRRELLQAMPPWQGGGSMIETVSFERSTFAPSPQRFEAGTPNIAGTVALAAAIDYVLGIGLERIGAHEHALLAKATAAVQALPGVRVIGNAARKAGVLSLLVEGIHPHDLGTILDADGVAIRAGHHCAMPLMTRYGIAGTARASFALYNDDEDVEALVAGIRKAQAMFGGRP, encoded by the coding sequence ATGAATCTGAGCGAAGTCCCGGCCGCTGCGGCGGCTGCCGGCGGAAAGGACCTGTCCGCGCATGCGGCCGACTTTCCCATCCTGTCGCGCCCGGTCCGCGGCAGGCGCCTCGTCTATCTCGACAACGCCGCCACGACGCAGAAGCCCGAGGCGGTGATCGAGGCCGAGCGCCGCTTCTACCGCGAATCCAACGCCAACATCCACCGTGGCGTGCATTTCCTGTCGCAGCATGCGACCGATCTGTACGAGGACGCGCGCGAACGGGTACGCAGCTTCCTCAACGCGGCGCGGGCGGAGGAGATCGTGTTCACCCGCGGCACCACCGAGTCCATCAACCTGGTGGCGCAGAGCTGGGCGCGCAGCACGCTGCAGCCGGGCGACGAGATCCTGATCACGGCGATGGAGCACCACTCCAACATCGTGCCCTGGCAGTTCGTCTGCGGGCAGATCGGGGCGGTGCTGAAAGTGGCGCCGATCGACGACGCGGGCGAACTGGAACCAGCGGCCTTCGACGCGCTGCTCGGCCCGCGCACGCGGCTGGTGGCGATCACCGAGGTGTCGAACGCGCTCGGCACCGTCAATCCGGTTGCCGACCTGGTCCGCCGTGCCCATGCGGCGGGTGCGCGGGTGCTGGTCGACGGCGCGCAGGCGGTGGCGCACATGCCGGTGGACGTGCAGGCGCTGGGCTGCGACTTCTACGCCTTTTCCGGCCACAAGCTGTACGGCCCGACCGGCATCGGCGTGCTGTACGGCCGCCGCGAACTGCTGCAGGCGATGCCGCCGTGGCAGGGCGGCGGCTCGATGATCGAGACGGTGAGTTTCGAGCGTTCCACCTTCGCCCCGTCGCCGCAGCGCTTCGAGGCCGGCACGCCCAATATCGCCGGCACCGTGGCGCTGGCCGCGGCGATCGACTATGTGCTGGGGATCGGCCTGGAACGCATCGGCGCGCACGAGCATGCGCTGCTGGCGAAGGCCACCGCGGCGGTGCAGGCGCTGCCCGGCGTGCGGGTGATCGGCAACGCGGCACGGAAGGCCGGCGTGCTGTCGCTGCTGGTGGAGGGCATCCATCCGCACGATCTCGGCACCATCCTCGACGCCGATGGCGTCGCCATCCGCGCCGGGCACCATTGCGCGATGCCGCTCATGACGCGCTACGGCATCGCCGGCACCGCGCGCGCCTCCTTCGCGCTGTACAACGACGACGAGGACGTCGAGGCGCTGGTGGCCGGCATCCGCAAGGCGCAGGCGATGTTCGGAGGGCGGCCATGA